CCCCGTGTTGAACTGCCACAACAAGCTGCCGTCGCGTGCGTCACGGGCGGTAAATTGACCATTGCTTTCTCCCACAAACACCAATCCCCCCGCGCTCGTCGCTACCCCTCCTACCAGGGGTTTATCGGTGTGTACCTGCCATTGAATCTTTCCGGAAGCGGGATCGATGGCACTTAACCTGCCCGTACCGGACTCCTCGGCGCTGGTTGCTGTAACGTAGATGTCGCTTAATCCCGGCTTACGCTTTTCAGGTGGTACATCGTGTACGGTGTATTTAGTCGGCATGTGCACCGCCGCGACATAGATCCAACCGGTCTGCGGGTTATAGGCGGCGGGAGACCAGTCGTTACCCCCGACCAAACCAGGGGAAATCACGATCCCATCCCGTGTCGGGCGCCGGAAAATATTATGCTGTGGCACGAACGGCTCTGACCGTGATAACAACTTACCGGTCAGGCGGTTGAGGACATACAGCCAACCAGTCTTGCCGGCCTGGGCCACGGCAGGCGTGAGACGGCCGTTATGCATGGTATCGATGAGGATCGGAGGGCTTGCCACATCATAGTTCCACACATCGTGAGGAACCTCCTGGAAGTACCATTTCAGCTGGCCGGTCCGGGCATCCAGGGCAACCAGCGAAGACGTGTAGAGATTGTCGCCGGGACGGGTAGAGTCATCCATTTGCGGCGCCGGATTGCCGGTGCCGACATAAAGCAACCCCGCGGCCGGATCCAGAGCGGGATGGGTCCACACCGAACCACCACCTCTCTTCCAGGCATCTGCGTATTTGGGCAGTGCGGCTTTCTCCGCTTTCAGGTCGCGTTCCAGCGAGTCACCCGCAGCGGTCTGGCCAGAGAATTTTCCTTCCCAACCCTGCGTGGGTGTGGAATACCAGCGCCAGCGCAACTTTCCGCTGCCGGCGTCATATGCTGATACAAAAGCCCGCAGACCCTGGTCTTCCCCGGCAATCCCTACCACCGCATGCGGATCACCTCCCGTGGTTGCCCTCAGCGTGAGGCCGTACCCGGCGCCAGTGACGCCAATGATCACCTGTCCATCAAATACCAGCGGTGCCATGTTTCCGGAAAAACCTGTCCAGCCGATGACTTTCCATGTTTTCAAGGTATCGGCCTCCGCCAGAAAATCCAGCGACTCCCGCGCGCCGGCGTTGGGATCCGCAACCGGCACATCCCATAGTACGGCCCCGGTGTTCATGTCGAGAGCGATCAGGCGGGCGTCGACGGTAATCATGTAAATCTTACCGTAACCCATCGCCACACCACGATTAGTAGGCCCACAACACAATTCCTCTGTCGTGAGCTTGTGCTCGTAACGCCATTTCATCTTCCCAGTCACGGCGTCCAGGGCAACGACGTGGTTATAGGGTGTGCTGAGGTACATGATCCCGTCGGCAATCAGCGGATTGGTTTGAAACGTGCCCGGTATCCCGGTCTGGTAGATCCAGCGGGGGACCAGCCGTTTCACGTTATCGCGATTAATGTCATCAAGTTCAGAGTACCGTTGATTACTGTAGCCATGTCCATAGGTCAACCAGTTACTGTTATCGGTATGCGCAGACAAGAGACGCTTGTCGTCCACCCCGTCCGCGGCCATAGCTACTGCCACAAGATTAAAAACACCTACCCCAAATAGAAGGCAACGAAATAACGTCTTCATTTCTCTCCTGCCTTGCAAGTTGTTGGTCTCTCGAATATAGGGACAGACACTCTTTATTGAAATCCTTTCTTGGTCTTCCCTTCTGCACCACGTGTATTACTCGTCCAGTTTCCTGCGCACCTCCCAGATGAACCCGTCTCTTTGCAGTGGCCGTTCTGTCATCGTGTGCCTTCGAATCGCTGTCGTTCCGAAAGATCGCCTGGCGATCATTCCCTCGTTGCGTCACATGATACAGGTGGCCGGACGCAACGGTTCGGAGAATCCGTGGCAGGCACGATCATGACCGCGGACAGCACGAATCGTCACAATAATAGTGTCTGTCCCTATTTTTACTATTTTTTAATTTTTTACGAGCGTGTA
The window above is part of the Candidatus Methylomirabilis limnetica genome. Proteins encoded here:
- a CDS encoding pyrroloquinoline quinone-dependent dehydrogenase translates to MKTLFRCLLFGVGVFNLVAVAMAADGVDDKRLLSAHTDNSNWLTYGHGYSNQRYSELDDINRDNVKRLVPRWIYQTGIPGTFQTNPLIADGIMYLSTPYNHVVALDAVTGKMKWRYEHKLTTEELCCGPTNRGVAMGYGKIYMITVDARLIALDMNTGAVLWDVPVADPNAGARESLDFLAEADTLKTWKVIGWTGFSGNMAPLVFDGQVIIGVTGAGYGLTLRATTGGDPHAVVGIAGEDQGLRAFVSAYDAGSGKLRWRWYSTPTQGWEGKFSGQTAAGDSLERDLKAEKAALPKYADAWKRGGGSVWTHPALDPAAGLLYVGTGNPAPQMDDSTRPGDNLYTSSLVALDARTGQLKWYFQEVPHDVWNYDVASPPILIDTMHNGRLTPAVAQAGKTGWLYVLNRLTGKLLSRSEPFVPQHNIFRRPTRDGIVISPGLVGGNDWSPAAYNPQTGWIYVAAVHMPTKYTVHDVPPEKRKPGLSDIYVTATSAEESGTGRLSAIDPASGKIQWQVHTDKPLVGGVATSAGGLVFVGESNGQFTARDARDGSLLWQFNTGAGVNAPPVIYKAGGKQFIVVAAGGHQKFQFPLGDAVIAFGLPEN